Proteins encoded together in one Pseudoalteromonas xiamenensis window:
- a CDS encoding AbgT family transporter: MSQTSHSASYSNEPKGLFNRFLATVEYLGNLLPHPITLFALFALGIVIISGVADWVGLSAIDPRPEGARGRDPDGVIEVVSLLSAEGLQKIVTGLVTNFTGFAPLGTVLVALLGVSVAEHSGLLSAAMRGMVVGASKRLVTFMIVLAAILSNTASELGYVVLIPLAAMIFHSLGRHPLAGLAAAFAGVSGGYSANLLLGTIDPLLAGITTPAAQMIDPSYEVGPEANWYFMMISVFLIAALGTWVTEKIVEPRLGQYHESEAGPDLPPNNIEQLSVIEKRGLRNAGLALLAVCALLALTIVPDEGILRHPTTGEVAGSPFLKGIVVFIFVSFAVPGFVYGRTVGTVRNDKDVINAMSKSMSSMGMYIVLVFFAAQFVAFFKWTNLGTIMAINGAALLHALHLTGPEVFILFIFMCAVVNLSLGSSSAQWAVTAPIFVPMLMLIGYAPETIQAAYRIGDSVTNLITPMMSYFGLILAVATKYKKDMGIGTLVAMMLPYSLIFFVGWVALFYIWVFGFGLPVGPNSPIYFTP; encoded by the coding sequence ATGAGCCAGACTTCTCATTCCGCTTCTTATTCTAATGAACCTAAAGGGCTATTTAATCGCTTTTTGGCAACAGTCGAATATTTGGGTAATTTACTTCCGCATCCAATCACGTTGTTTGCTCTGTTCGCTCTAGGCATCGTGATCATCAGTGGCGTTGCCGATTGGGTAGGGCTCAGCGCTATTGATCCAAGACCCGAAGGCGCAAGGGGTCGAGACCCTGACGGCGTTATTGAAGTTGTAAGCTTACTCAGCGCCGAAGGACTGCAAAAAATTGTAACCGGGCTTGTGACCAACTTTACCGGTTTTGCTCCTCTTGGCACTGTGTTAGTCGCGTTGCTTGGCGTCAGTGTTGCTGAGCATTCAGGCTTATTATCTGCTGCAATGCGAGGTATGGTGGTTGGTGCATCAAAACGTCTAGTGACCTTTATGATTGTTTTGGCTGCCATATTGTCAAACACGGCATCTGAACTCGGTTACGTTGTACTTATCCCACTTGCAGCAATGATTTTCCATAGTTTGGGACGCCATCCCTTAGCGGGTCTTGCCGCTGCATTTGCTGGGGTATCTGGCGGCTACAGTGCGAATTTACTGCTGGGTACTATCGACCCATTGCTTGCGGGGATCACAACGCCTGCGGCACAAATGATAGACCCGAGTTATGAAGTTGGGCCAGAAGCTAACTGGTATTTTATGATGATTTCTGTATTCCTAATTGCAGCGCTTGGCACGTGGGTAACGGAAAAAATAGTCGAACCAAGACTCGGTCAGTACCACGAAAGTGAAGCAGGTCCTGATCTTCCTCCAAATAACATTGAACAGCTATCGGTAATTGAAAAACGCGGCCTAAGAAACGCTGGTTTGGCTTTACTTGCGGTGTGTGCACTTCTTGCTTTAACAATTGTGCCTGACGAGGGAATATTGCGTCATCCGACAACGGGAGAAGTCGCGGGGTCTCCGTTCTTAAAAGGTATTGTGGTATTCATTTTTGTTTCTTTTGCGGTGCCTGGCTTTGTATATGGCCGCACGGTTGGCACAGTCAGAAATGACAAAGACGTTATAAATGCAATGAGTAAGAGTATGAGTTCAATGGGAATGTACATTGTACTTGTGTTCTTTGCAGCTCAATTTGTGGCCTTTTTTAAGTGGACAAATCTCGGGACCATTATGGCGATAAACGGTGCGGCACTTTTACATGCGCTACACTTAACGGGTCCAGAAGTGTTTATCTTATTTATCTTCATGTGTGCCGTGGTAAATTTGAGTTTAGGTTCGTCGTCCGCACAATGGGCAGTAACAGCACCAATTTTTGTACCCATGTTAATGTTAATCGGCTACGCCCCGGAAACAATTCAAGCGGCTTATCGAATTGGTGATTCAGTAACAAACTTAATAACGCCAATGATGAGTTATTTCGGCTTGATATTGGCCGTTGCGACCAAGTACAAAAAAGACATGGGCATTGGTACGTTAGTTGCGATGATGTTGCCTTATAGCTTGATCTTCTTTGTGGGGTGGGTTGCGCTGTTTTATATCTGGGTGTTCGGGTTTGGTTTACCTGTAGGACCCAACTCGCCTATCTATTTCACACCGTAA
- a CDS encoding GNAT family N-acetyltransferase: protein MSHADKKNSGNFAFMISHEAPSAIDFKQIRESVGWSNLESLIEIEQSIRLSLFWVSVYNHQDLVACGRVIGDGLMYFYLQDIIVHPAYQGLGIGHLMMNEIEQWLLAHTKKGATIGLLAAKGKEAFYAQYGYQMREGSLLGLGMCKFI, encoded by the coding sequence ATGTCCCATGCAGATAAGAAGAATAGTGGCAACTTTGCGTTCATGATCTCACACGAAGCACCAAGTGCAATTGATTTCAAACAGATCCGCGAGAGTGTTGGGTGGAGTAATTTAGAATCCCTAATTGAGATTGAACAAAGCATTCGATTGAGTTTATTTTGGGTGAGTGTATATAACCACCAAGATCTTGTTGCTTGTGGCCGCGTTATCGGTGATGGTTTAATGTACTTCTATCTTCAAGATATTATTGTCCATCCAGCATATCAAGGCTTAGGCATTGGTCATTTAATGATGAATGAAATCGAACAATGGCTTTTGGCGCACACCAAAAAAGGTGCAACTATTGGTTTACTTGCTGCAAAAGGAAAAGAAGCGTTTTACGCTCAATATGGCTATCAAATGCGGGAGGGCAGCCTTCTAGGACTAGGGATGTGTAAGTTTATTTAG
- a CDS encoding ABC transporter permease: MFEIYKKELLELLRDKKTLFFVIALPLLIFPLIMGFMAFLSSQAAMSAEQKVHQFAIVNPEFAPTFSERLFYHKSFKQAKTQGEYKSVDDLIEAVKSNQIDVGIFISGDPTQAMTEGKQTSWSIVFNDAKAISFIYSRIEDLQKKFADDLVGDALEKAGIEKRVHQAVLHPIQLEKVDTADKRENLGEKLGGIIPYLLIPLILAGAIYPAIDMGAGEKERGTLETLLLTPVSRTQLVLGKFFTLLTTSVSSAIITVLSLSLWVGIAISFIEIGVVKNAFASVGVKEFALIFMLLLPVAAILSSLVLAISIYARTFKEAQNYMGPLNLLVILPMMASVMPNMQLNSTTALIPITNVSLAIKDIIKGTIDFGSMWLIFASTAVLGGVLLVCCVRWFSCESVLFR; the protein is encoded by the coding sequence ATGTTTGAGATATATAAAAAGGAACTACTCGAATTATTGCGCGATAAAAAAACATTGTTTTTTGTTATTGCTTTACCCCTGTTAATTTTCCCGCTCATCATGGGCTTTATGGCGTTTTTAAGTTCCCAAGCAGCGATGAGTGCTGAGCAAAAAGTGCACCAATTCGCCATTGTAAATCCAGAATTTGCCCCGACCTTTTCAGAGCGTCTTTTTTATCACAAGAGTTTTAAACAGGCCAAAACGCAGGGCGAATATAAAAGTGTTGACGATCTCATTGAAGCAGTTAAATCCAATCAAATTGATGTTGGTATTTTTATCAGTGGCGACCCAACGCAAGCGATGACGGAAGGAAAGCAAACGTCTTGGTCGATTGTTTTTAACGACGCTAAGGCCATAAGCTTCATTTACTCGCGAATTGAAGATCTGCAAAAGAAATTCGCAGATGATTTAGTCGGTGATGCCTTGGAAAAAGCGGGTATCGAAAAACGCGTTCATCAAGCCGTCTTGCACCCAATCCAATTAGAGAAAGTGGATACGGCAGATAAGCGGGAAAATTTAGGCGAAAAACTCGGTGGCATCATTCCTTATCTGTTAATTCCTTTAATTTTGGCGGGGGCAATTTATCCTGCGATAGACATGGGAGCGGGTGAAAAGGAGCGTGGAACGCTCGAAACCTTGTTACTAACCCCCGTTTCTCGTACACAATTAGTGCTTGGTAAGTTTTTTACGCTACTTACGACGTCTGTTTCAAGCGCAATAATTACGGTTTTATCACTCAGTTTGTGGGTTGGGATTGCAATTAGTTTTATCGAAATTGGTGTCGTGAAAAATGCCTTTGCGAGTGTTGGCGTTAAAGAGTTTGCGTTAATTTTTATGTTGTTACTTCCTGTGGCGGCAATCTTGTCCTCACTCGTATTAGCCATCTCAATTTACGCACGAACCTTTAAAGAAGCCCAAAATTACATGGGCCCGCTCAATCTGCTGGTGATATTGCCGATGATGGCGTCGGTGATGCCAAACATGCAGTTGAATAGCACAACGGCACTTATTCCAATTACCAACGTCTCTTTAGCCATTAAAGACATCATTAAAGGGACTATCGATTTTGGTTCAATGTGGCTTATTTTTGCTTCAACCGCAGTACTTGGTGGCGTGTTATTGGTCTGCTGTGTGCGCTGGTTTAGTTGCGAAAGTGTGTTATTCAGATAG
- a CDS encoding putative manganese transporter, whose product MNSTAANLVKAPSRRVNRSSFSIKLMLPAILAVLIFHTDTRAIVVSALSDAYYQVSVFVAATLYLYHQLSKRFNQFELGYLALQNPTLEIVVAATLGILPGCGGAIVVVTQYTKNQASFGAVVAVLVATMGDAAFLLLAQQPLTAISIMTIGLITGVLCGFVANRVLPTPQYNTSIEIDLPLARSTPRYLQSIAGRFWQWSLFPALAIALLSALNWEFGAFKPYIDAVGVACCFAISLLWAITPANSEAYREGSLHDNTTERFALISKDTHFISVIVLSSFIAFAFLESLTQFDFKQWFTAHGMFAPLLGAVIGLIPGCGPQIIVTSMYLQGLLPFSALAANAISNDGDALFPAIALAPKAASLASILTFIPALVVGYISYGVFGI is encoded by the coding sequence ATGAATTCAACCGCCGCTAATTTAGTAAAAGCCCCTTCCCGACGCGTTAACCGTTCATCGTTTAGCATCAAGCTTATGCTGCCCGCCATCCTTGCAGTCTTAATTTTCCACACCGATACGCGAGCCATTGTCGTGTCTGCACTTTCAGATGCTTACTATCAAGTTAGCGTGTTTGTCGCCGCGACACTTTATCTGTATCATCAATTGAGTAAACGCTTTAATCAATTTGAACTTGGCTATTTAGCGTTACAGAACCCAACGCTTGAAATTGTTGTCGCTGCAACACTTGGTATATTACCCGGCTGCGGAGGTGCGATTGTCGTTGTAACACAGTACACCAAGAACCAAGCAAGTTTTGGTGCTGTCGTTGCCGTGCTCGTTGCGACGATGGGTGATGCAGCCTTTCTGTTACTTGCACAGCAACCGCTAACGGCGATTTCAATTATGACTATTGGTCTGATCACCGGCGTACTCTGTGGGTTTGTTGCAAATAGAGTACTTCCTACCCCGCAGTACAATACCTCCATAGAAATAGATTTACCGCTCGCTAGATCAACACCACGGTATCTGCAATCCATTGCAGGGCGATTTTGGCAGTGGTCGCTCTTCCCTGCTCTAGCAATTGCGTTACTCAGCGCACTCAATTGGGAATTTGGGGCGTTCAAACCTTATATTGACGCGGTTGGGGTTGCATGTTGCTTTGCCATTTCTTTACTCTGGGCAATCACACCAGCCAACAGCGAAGCGTATCGGGAAGGGTCGTTACATGACAATACAACAGAGCGTTTTGCTTTGATTTCTAAAGATACTCATTTTATTTCTGTTATCGTGCTAAGCAGTTTTATTGCCTTCGCTTTCTTAGAAAGCTTAACGCAATTTGACTTTAAACAATGGTTTACGGCACACGGTATGTTTGCTCCACTGCTGGGTGCGGTTATTGGTCTTATTCCTGGCTGTGGTCCCCAAATTATTGTCACATCAATGTACTTGCAAGGCTTATTACCATTTAGCGCGTTGGCAGCCAATGCTATCAGTAACGATGGCGATGCGTTGTTTCCAGCAATTGCCCTCGCGCCAAAAGCCGCTAGTTTGGCATCGATTTTGACCTTTATACCAGCTCTGGTAGTTGGCTATATTTCATACGGTGTGTTTGGTATTTAA
- a CDS encoding DUF3025 domain-containing protein has translation MKRFNPSTQWQPDVFLNPVYATLNALFEIDKQLDWPSCDWLNCFAHATVGGGHTIEFVENAKLVDETRYYEAIIYETGQVPTREDNWHDLFGALIWCLFPRTKALLNVLHMQDIQQSGLKTRTPMRNAITLWDECGVLVVTTNLKRIEQLQNHQWQDVFITHRDEWGKEIEAVMFGHANYEMMTAPFEGLTGKLLPVIVDELYFSLSTKERYAFLDEQLVQMISSQHILKNNKSMSPLPLLGIPGWWHDNENSEFYSNTDYFRPKRTHK, from the coding sequence ATGAAGCGATTTAACCCAAGTACACAATGGCAACCAGACGTTTTCTTGAATCCAGTCTATGCCACATTAAATGCGCTGTTTGAGATCGACAAACAGCTTGATTGGCCCAGTTGCGATTGGCTGAATTGTTTTGCTCACGCCACCGTTGGCGGTGGTCATACGATAGAGTTTGTTGAAAATGCCAAGCTGGTCGATGAAACACGTTATTACGAAGCCATTATATACGAAACGGGACAAGTACCTACCCGAGAAGATAATTGGCATGATCTTTTTGGTGCATTGATTTGGTGTTTATTTCCAAGAACCAAAGCGTTACTCAACGTACTGCATATGCAAGATATTCAACAAAGTGGCCTAAAAACAAGAACGCCAATGCGTAATGCAATTACATTATGGGACGAATGCGGTGTTCTCGTCGTTACAACAAACTTAAAACGAATTGAACAATTGCAAAATCACCAATGGCAGGATGTGTTTATCACGCATAGAGATGAGTGGGGAAAAGAAATCGAAGCGGTGATGTTTGGTCACGCCAACTACGAAATGATGACCGCACCATTTGAAGGACTTACGGGTAAGTTATTACCGGTAATTGTGGACGAATTGTATTTCTCATTATCAACAAAAGAACGATATGCGTTCCTTGATGAGCAGCTCGTTCAGATGATTTCATCTCAGCACATTCTAAAAAACAACAAGTCGATGTCGCCGCTACCCCTTTTAGGGATCCCAGGCTGGTGGCATGACAATGAGAATTCAGAATTTTACAGTAATACTGACTATTTTAGGCCGAAAAGGACGCATAAATGA
- a CDS encoding ATP-binding cassette domain-containing protein, which produces MIELTQLQKKFKLQVKSKPVEVNKDPRERDGFFHSVEAVSFNCAQGEVLGLLGPNGAGKTTTLRMLSTALTPDAGDIIIDGKSIVKDPILGRRMIGFLSGSTGLYGRLTAKENITYFAKLHGIKGQALRDRLESIFDLLDMHSFLDKRADTLSTGMKQKTNIARAVVHSPKIVVLDEPTTGLDIMTKQTVLRFIEGLKRDGTPVIFSTHHLDEVALLCDRVHVIDKGRSCFDGSVSSFKTHSEDGEMNRAFLNIVGASQHV; this is translated from the coding sequence ATGATTGAACTTACGCAGTTACAAAAGAAATTTAAACTGCAAGTGAAGAGCAAGCCTGTTGAGGTCAACAAGGATCCTCGTGAGCGCGACGGCTTTTTCCACTCAGTGGAAGCTGTTTCGTTTAATTGTGCGCAAGGTGAAGTGTTGGGGTTGCTAGGCCCAAATGGTGCAGGAAAAACGACAACACTAAGAATGCTTTCAACGGCGCTGACGCCGGATGCGGGCGACATTATCATCGATGGGAAGAGTATCGTCAAAGACCCCATTTTAGGGCGTCGAATGATCGGCTTTTTATCAGGCAGCACGGGTCTCTATGGGCGACTTACCGCAAAAGAAAACATCACCTACTTTGCTAAGTTGCATGGAATCAAAGGACAAGCGCTCAGAGACAGATTAGAAAGCATCTTTGATTTGCTTGATATGCATAGCTTTTTAGATAAACGTGCAGATACGCTTTCAACGGGTATGAAGCAAAAAACTAACATTGCTCGAGCTGTTGTGCACAGTCCGAAAATCGTCGTGTTAGACGAACCGACGACGGGCCTGGATATCATGACGAAGCAGACCGTACTTCGTTTTATTGAGGGACTTAAGCGTGACGGAACGCCGGTGATATTTTCAACGCATCATCTCGATGAAGTCGCTCTGTTGTGTGACCGTGTACATGTAATCGATAAAGGCAGAAGTTGTTTCGATGGTTCAGTCTCGTCGTTTAAAACGCACAGTGAAGACGGTGAAATGAATAGGGCGTTTTTGAACATTGTGGGAGCATCACAGCATGTTTGA
- a CDS encoding M28 family metallopeptidase — MKIKMTLSALSLAILAGCASTTSMNDAAAVTKAYDSITAEQLASHIKVLASDEFGGRAPSSEGEKLTLAYLTKQFKALGLVPGNNGSYLQEVPLVSIEADSNMSLNIGGKDYQYKKDMVMGTARISEQQSLNKSQLVFVGYGVNAPEYNWNDYEGLDVKGKTVVMLVNDPGFATKDPSVFTGDAMTYYGRWTYKFEEASRQGAAGAIIIHETAPASYPWSVVENSWSGPQFGFQKENNNMDRVAVEGWVTVDVAKELFSKAGLDFEQEKAKAAMGAYHTELKGLDASITVKSKIKKSTSYNFIATLPGSETPAEHVIYSAHWDHLGTDPNRKGDNIYNGAHDNASGTAGLIEVAEAFTSLVKKPSRSITFLAVTAEEQGLLGSKFYAAHPVIPANQTVANINMDSLNLLGKVTDINVVGIGKSSLDNTLATAAKAQNRTVAGDPHPASGGYYRSDHFAFANMGVPAMYAGGGTTPRDEATANYRKRMSLVLKGCYHQPCDRYRDEWDLSGAVQDLQLFFQVGYDVSEQKEWPTWQATSEFQRKQ; from the coding sequence ATGAAAATTAAAATGACATTGAGCGCACTAAGCCTTGCGATTCTAGCGGGCTGTGCGAGCACAACAAGCATGAACGATGCTGCGGCGGTGACTAAAGCCTATGACAGCATCACAGCAGAACAACTTGCGTCTCACATTAAAGTATTGGCTTCCGATGAGTTTGGCGGCCGTGCCCCTTCGTCTGAAGGTGAAAAACTTACACTGGCGTACTTAACCAAGCAATTTAAAGCGCTTGGCTTAGTACCTGGTAATAACGGCAGTTATTTACAAGAAGTCCCGCTGGTCTCAATCGAAGCGGACTCCAACATGAGTTTAAATATTGGTGGGAAAGACTACCAGTATAAAAAAGACATGGTGATGGGCACTGCGCGTATTAGTGAACAGCAATCACTGAACAAATCGCAACTTGTGTTCGTGGGTTATGGTGTTAACGCGCCAGAATACAACTGGAACGACTACGAAGGCCTTGATGTAAAAGGTAAAACGGTTGTAATGCTCGTTAATGACCCTGGTTTTGCGACAAAAGACCCATCGGTGTTTACTGGTGATGCGATGACGTATTACGGGCGCTGGACTTATAAGTTCGAAGAAGCAAGCCGTCAAGGCGCTGCTGGTGCCATTATTATTCACGAAACTGCACCAGCATCCTACCCATGGAGTGTGGTTGAGAATTCTTGGAGTGGTCCACAATTTGGATTCCAAAAAGAAAACAATAATATGGACAGAGTCGCAGTCGAAGGTTGGGTCACTGTAGATGTAGCTAAAGAACTCTTTTCAAAAGCGGGATTGGATTTCGAGCAAGAAAAAGCGAAAGCCGCGATGGGTGCATACCATACTGAGCTTAAAGGTCTAGATGCGTCGATTACCGTCAAAAGCAAAATTAAAAAATCAACCTCTTACAATTTCATCGCTACGTTACCAGGCAGTGAGACACCCGCTGAGCACGTCATTTACAGCGCACACTGGGACCACTTAGGCACAGACCCAAACCGAAAGGGTGACAACATTTATAACGGGGCACACGATAATGCATCAGGAACTGCTGGCTTAATTGAAGTAGCTGAAGCGTTTACTTCGCTTGTGAAGAAGCCATCTCGTTCGATTACCTTTTTAGCGGTAACCGCTGAAGAGCAAGGTTTACTTGGCTCAAAATTTTATGCCGCTCACCCTGTTATCCCGGCAAATCAAACCGTTGCTAATATCAATATGGACAGTTTAAACCTACTTGGTAAAGTCACCGATATTAATGTAGTGGGTATTGGTAAGTCGTCTCTCGACAACACGTTAGCAACAGCAGCAAAAGCCCAAAATAGAACTGTGGCTGGTGATCCTCACCCTGCTTCTGGTGGATACTACCGTTCAGATCACTTTGCGTTTGCGAACATGGGCGTACCAGCAATGTACGCGGGTGGCGGAACAACACCTCGAGATGAAGCCACGGCGAATTATCGCAAACGTATGAGTCTTGTGCTTAAAGGTTGTTATCACCAACCTTGCGATCGTTACCGTGATGAGTGGGATTTATCTGGCGCGGTCCAAGACCTACAGTTGTTTTTCCAAGTAGGTTATGACGTTTCTGAGCAAAAGGAGTGGCCAACGTGGCAAGCTACTTCCGAGTTCCAAAGAAAGCAATAA
- a CDS encoding nuclear transport factor 2 family protein produces the protein MITPAKMLPFVLTMVVSATLSAKENTDKKLEELNLEKALYCMEILENRPDLETSIRLGMLKNECFAENYIQHAPHIPDGRDAVLSVFEQRYKKYPKLSMSVKRSAAEGDLVWLHLHVKHTPDALGAALIHIFRMEEGKIAEHWGVGQPVPKETKNNNTMF, from the coding sequence ATGATAACGCCTGCAAAAATGCTCCCTTTCGTTTTAACGATGGTCGTTTCCGCCACGCTTAGCGCGAAAGAAAATACAGACAAAAAACTCGAAGAACTTAACCTTGAAAAAGCACTCTATTGTATGGAAATATTGGAAAACAGGCCGGATCTAGAAACCTCTATTCGTCTCGGTATGTTGAAAAATGAATGTTTTGCTGAAAATTACATTCAACACGCCCCGCATATACCAGATGGCCGTGATGCCGTTTTATCGGTGTTCGAGCAGCGATACAAAAAATATCCAAAACTGTCTATGTCCGTAAAACGCTCAGCCGCTGAAGGTGATCTCGTTTGGCTGCATTTACATGTCAAACACACACCTGATGCCTTAGGTGCAGCACTGATTCATATCTTCAGGATGGAAGAAGGCAAAATAGCAGAACATTGGGGCGTAGGACAACCGGTTCCAAAAGAAACGAAAAACAACAATACAATGTTTTAA
- a CDS encoding DUF4062 domain-containing protein — MAKPRIFVSSTYYDLKHIRNSLEAFIDGMGYESVLYEEGDIPFHHDSPLDVSCYEEIKSCHILVLIIGGRYGSPASDVDIESGLDFYNSVTKKEYETARKNDIPIYVFIEKNVHSEYHTYKKNRKNENIEYAHVDNVNIFKLIDEIYAQKRNNLIRDFEKFDDLSSWLKDQWAGLFADMLSEKKRDKDLEDLSAQVSGLKDLSSVLKNYTESIMEKLQPENFEQIITSSNKVLKSRYMRLFGNHEMIRYFLDKSPKGVGIVKLYDAFEKSNSVGEFLKIAGFDDEFVTEMKDHIHANMDYEELKREIG, encoded by the coding sequence ATGGCAAAACCTAGAATCTTTGTTTCTTCTACATATTATGATTTGAAGCATATTAGAAATAGTCTAGAAGCATTTATTGATGGGATGGGGTATGAGTCGGTTTTGTATGAAGAGGGAGATATCCCGTTTCATCATGACTCTCCATTAGATGTTTCGTGTTATGAAGAAATTAAGAGTTGTCATATTCTAGTGTTGATAATAGGTGGTAGGTATGGCAGCCCTGCGTCGGATGTGGATATCGAAAGCGGCCTCGATTTTTACAATTCAGTGACAAAAAAAGAATATGAAACTGCTCGAAAGAATGACATTCCAATCTATGTGTTTATAGAAAAAAATGTTCATTCTGAATATCACACCTACAAGAAAAATAGAAAAAATGAAAATATCGAGTATGCCCATGTTGATAACGTTAATATTTTTAAGCTGATCGATGAGATATACGCTCAAAAAAGAAATAATTTGATAAGAGATTTCGAGAAGTTTGATGATTTATCTTCATGGCTTAAAGATCAATGGGCAGGGCTTTTCGCGGATATGCTGTCAGAGAAGAAGCGTGACAAGGATCTCGAGGATCTATCTGCACAAGTTTCTGGATTAAAAGATCTAAGCTCTGTTCTTAAAAACTATACAGAGTCAATTATGGAAAAGCTCCAGCCTGAAAACTTCGAACAGATTATCACTTCGTCAAATAAAGTTTTGAAGAGTAGATATATGCGACTGTTTGGAAATCATGAAATGATTCGTTACTTCCTTGATAAGTCACCTAAAGGAGTGGGCATCGTTAAGTTATATGATGCATTTGAGAAGTCGAACTCAGTCGGAGAATTCCTGAAGATAGCTGGATTTGATGATGAGTTTGTAACGGAAATGAAAGATCATATACATGCAAATATGGACTATGAAGAACTTAAGAGAGAAATAGGTTAA
- a CDS encoding cupin domain-containing protein has product MRYKHVKAGNAERYNLDQGEITSILASGSDTDNRVSIFDSKLPKGNEAPWHFHEIDDEIFYLISGEIEFGVENEEFVANAGDLVIAGPNVKRRFKAITDSHLLVINAPSGPSEGFIRDISKFTNDNPPTDSDRQAFIEKYKIHIV; this is encoded by the coding sequence ATGAGATATAAGCACGTCAAAGCCGGCAATGCCGAAAGATACAATCTTGATCAAGGTGAAATCACCTCCATTCTGGCATCTGGTTCTGATACTGATAACAGAGTATCTATTTTTGATAGCAAGCTTCCCAAAGGGAATGAGGCTCCTTGGCACTTCCATGAAATTGATGATGAGATCTTTTATCTAATTTCAGGAGAAATTGAGTTTGGTGTAGAAAACGAGGAATTTGTAGCAAATGCAGGTGACCTTGTTATTGCAGGCCCTAACGTAAAAAGGCGTTTTAAGGCCATTACAGACAGCCATTTGCTCGTCATCAATGCTCCATCAGGCCCTTCAGAGGGATTTATTAGAGATATATCCAAATTCACAAATGATAATCCGCCCACTGATTCAGACAGACAGGCGTTTATTGAAAAATATAAAATTCATATAGTCTAG